GTTGTAGTCAGAAAGCGGCAGTACATTTTCCAGACCATCCGGGAAACGTTTGAACTGTTTGGCTTCCAGCCGCTGGAAACACCTACCATGGAAAACATGGACACACTTACTGGTAAATACGGTGAAGAAGGTGATAAACTTATATTCAAGATCCTCGACAATGGCGACATCCTCGGACGCGCGCAACAGGCAAAGGATAGCCGCGAACTGGGCATCCTACTCTGTGAAAAAGCCCTGCGCTACGACCTCACCATTCCTTTCGCCAGATATGTGGTCATGAACCAGCACGAACTGGCATTGCCTTTCAAACGCTATCAGATGCAACCGGTATGGCGTGGCGACCGCCCAGCCAAAGGACGTTACCGTGAGTTCTATCAGTGCGATGCGGATGTTGTTGGCAGTAACTCCCTGCTGAATGAGATCGAACTGCTACTTATCTACGATACCGTGTTCACCAAACTCGGAATGGAAGGCTATGAAGTACGTATCAACAACCGTAAAATACTCGGCGCCCTGGCTGATGTCGTAGGACAACCCGAACTGCTTACCGATATTACCATCTCCATCGATAAACTTGATAAGATCGGTATAGAGGGTGTTAGACAGGAACTACAGGAACGTGGTCTGAATGAAACAGAGATCGCGAAAATTGAGAACTTCCTCAATATCAGCGGTAGCAATGAAGAGAAACTGCAACAGTTAAGCGTACTCTTTAAAGACTCTCCTACAGGTCTGAAAGGCATCGAGGAACTATCTTATGTACTGCACACGCAACCCGACGCATTTAAATCTACTCCGATTCTCGACGTTACACTGGCGCGTGGCCTAAACTACTACACAGGTATGATCGTAGAAGTCAAAGCGCCTGAAACTGTTAAAATGGGTAGTATCGGTGGCGGCGGCCGCTATGATGATCTGACCGGTCTGTTTGGCCTGCCTGGTCTCTCTGGTGTAGGTATCTCCTTCGGTGTTGACCGGATCTATGATGTACTGGAAGAACTGCAACTGTTCCCAGCTACCGCACAACAGGGCACACAAGTGTTATTCTTCAACCTTGATCAGGCTACTGCTGGCGTGGCATTTAAACTGCTGATGCAGCTGCGTGCAAAAGGTATTTCTTCTGAGCTTTTCCACGAGCCATCTAAAATGGATAAGCAAATGAAATATGCGAATAAACGTAACATTCCTTATGTGATCATCATGGGAGAGAGTGAAGTACAGGAAGGTGTGGTGAGTGTGAAAAATATGGTGACGGGTCAACAGGATAAAGTGAAGATGACGGAGCTGGTGAATTATCAGTTTTAGTCTCGTTCAAATACATGTAAAAAGCGGATGTGCATAGTGCACATCCGCTTTTTTTATACAGTCTGTGATGACTAAATTGATAAAATTCAACATCATTAAATAACTACTGTTGCCCTTTTAGTTTATATTCCTTTATCTGACAGCATACCTGTTTCTGTATCAAAATCTCCAAATCCGAGATTAAAAAGAGGCCTACTATTGAACTGCTCCACATAGTTATACAATACGAACTTAATGATGTCTTGTTTTCCTTTGCTAACAAAATAAAATAGAATTCTGTCTTCAGGGTAACTCTTCTCCTGAACATAATAAACATCCTGCGAATTATTCATTCCATTCAATTTTCAAGATTAACAAATACTAACCACTGCCGCAGTTTTTGCAGCATGTATTGAAAGGCAATCGCAGAATGAGTATTTCAGAATTGTATACCTACGCTCTGAAGAAACACGCATAGATATCGTTGTAACCGGTTAACAACGTGCAGATCACACAACAAGAATATAAATAAAAAAGCTGTCCGCATTTAAGCGAACAGCCTTTTAAAATAAATATACTTACTAACTATTTATTCTTCTTAAACGCTTCCAATCCACATTTCAGCCAGCTCTCATACTCCGCTGCATTGGGCGTATATGCCACAGGTTTAGTCAGGAGTTTTTCATCTGGGCTGATCAGCACATAATAAGGCTGTGCATTGATGGCGAAATTCTCGGTCTGCATGGTAGCATATTTATCACCGATGGATTTGATCTCTTTCTTACGACCTGTATTGGTGGTAAAAAGGAACTGCTGATCTTCCGGTAATAATTTCCTGTCATCCACATACAATGACACCAAAATATAATCTCCCTCTATCAGTGTCTTCACTCTCTCGTCAGGCCATACGTTCTCTTCCATCTTACGACAGTTCACACATGCCCATCCGGTGAAATCGATCAGAATGGGTTTGTTTTGTTCCTTCGCCAGTTTCAGCGCCGCTTCATAGTCATTCACGACATTTGCCTCTACACCGCCTGCACCTTTATAGATACTATAGTTTAATGGCGGCGGGAAACCGCTGATCAGTTTACGGTTGGCATATTTCGTATTCGTTACACCTGGCAGCAGATAGATGGTGATGGCCAGGAATATAGCGGCAAATACCCAACGGGTCGTACTGATCTTTTTCAGCGGAGAATCATGCGGGAAACGAATCTTACCCAGCAGGTACAATACGATCAGGAATCCGCAGATGATCCATACTGCGAAGAACACCTCACGTTTTACCAGTCCCCAGTGTGTTACCAGGTCAGCATTTGACAGGAACTTGATCGCCATAGCGATCTCGATGAAGCCAAGTACTACTTTCACTGAACTTAACCAGCCTCCGGATTTCGGCAGTGATTTCAGCAGGTTCGGGAACATCGCAAACAATGCGAAAGGTAATGCCAGGGCAAATCCGAAACCTGCCATACCTGCTGTTAACTGCATCGGGCCACCATCTGTAGAGATGGAACCTACCAGCAGTGAACCCAGGATTGGACCTGTACAGGAGAAGGATACCAGTGCCAGCGTTAACGCCATGAAGAAAATACCAATGATACCTCCTACACCGGATTTGGAATCTACTTTACTAGCCAGACCACTTGGTAAAGTGATTTCGAAATATCCGAAGAACGAAATAGCAAACACGATGAAGATCACAAAAAAGATCAGGTTTAACCATACGTTGGTCGATATGTTATTCAGGATCTCAGGATCAAGTGAATCCACCAGATGGAACGGCACACTCAGTAACACATAGATCAGCAGAATGAAGAAACCGTAAAGTACGGCATTCTTTATCCCTGTTTTCTTATCCTGCGACTTCTTCGTAAAGAACGATACGGTGAGTGGGATCAGCGGGAACACACATGGTGTGACCAGGGCGATAAAGCCACCGAGCATACCTAATACAAAAATACCCCATAAGCTCTTTTTAACTGGCGCCCCTTCGCCACCGCAATTGCTCAGCGGATTCGCCATATCGATCGCAGCACGTTTCAGTGTCTGACCACCAGTAGCAGACTCCTGTAAACCAGCAGCCACATTCACGATATTACCTGACGCATCAATGTTGAAACGGAATTTAACTTCGTCCGGTCCTGTCACTTCTTCTCCTTTCAACGCCATGTAATTCACAGCACCTTCCAGTTTGTTTGCCGGTCCGTTCAGTTTCACCGCTACCTGCAGTGTCACCTGATTTTCAAAGTATTTGATCTCAATATTATCTAATAACGGCTCAGGCGCTTTCTTCAGCTCTCCCTCCTCCGTAATGCCAGTGATGGTAGCAGCACTGTCCACTGTTACACGCGTATTCGGATCATCATCTTTCATGGTAGTTGAAAATAACTTCCAACCTTTCTCTATGGTACCCTTCAGATGTAAAATATATTCCTGTTCACCCTTTTTCTCCGCGGTATATTCCCATTTTGCCGCTGGCGCCTGTGCAGTACTGTCCTGCGCTTTCACGGCAAATACGGAGGTAATAAGGATAATGAACGTCAGCAATTGCTTCATATAACTAATAGGCTTTAAAGACTTTCAACCATTCTAAACAGTGAACGAGTTCCCCTGGGAACTCGTTCACAAACGCTGTTTACCTGATGGTTGGTCCATCGTTGTATCTTGATAACTTATTTTCCTCCTACACTGATTGCGAACTCCACTTCTTTCGGTGGCAGACACTGGTGATCATCACACACCATAAATTCAACGCTACCTTTTACTTTAGTAGCCGCTTTACCTTTCACGGTCACTTTCTGCACGAAGTCAACCTGATTTTCGTAATATTTCAGTTCGGAATCGAAGTTTTTATCAAATGCCTTATGCAGTTTGCCCACTTCACGGATCTTACCTACCGGTGTTACCAGTGGGTT
The DNA window shown above is from Chitinophaga agri and carries:
- a CDS encoding DUF6934 family protein; the protein is MNNSQDVYYVQEKSYPEDRILFYFVSKGKQDIIKFVLYNYVEQFNSRPLFNLGFGDFDTETGMLSDKGI
- a CDS encoding protein-disulfide reductase DsbD family protein, with product MKQLLTFIILITSVFAVKAQDSTAQAPAAKWEYTAEKKGEQEYILHLKGTIEKGWKLFSTTMKDDDPNTRVTVDSAATITGITEEGELKKAPEPLLDNIEIKYFENQVTLQVAVKLNGPANKLEGAVNYMALKGEEVTGPDEVKFRFNIDASGNIVNVAAGLQESATGGQTLKRAAIDMANPLSNCGGEGAPVKKSLWGIFVLGMLGGFIALVTPCVFPLIPLTVSFFTKKSQDKKTGIKNAVLYGFFILLIYVLLSVPFHLVDSLDPEILNNISTNVWLNLIFFVIFIVFAISFFGYFEITLPSGLASKVDSKSGVGGIIGIFFMALTLALVSFSCTGPILGSLLVGSISTDGGPMQLTAGMAGFGFALALPFALFAMFPNLLKSLPKSGGWLSSVKVVLGFIEIAMAIKFLSNADLVTHWGLVKREVFFAVWIICGFLIVLYLLGKIRFPHDSPLKKISTTRWVFAAIFLAITIYLLPGVTNTKYANRKLISGFPPPLNYSIYKGAGGVEANVVNDYEAALKLAKEQNKPILIDFTGWACVNCRKMEENVWPDERVKTLIEGDYILVSLYVDDRKLLPEDQQFLFTTNTGRKKEIKSIGDKYATMQTENFAINAQPYYVLISPDEKLLTKPVAYTPNAAEYESWLKCGLEAFKKNK
- the hisS gene encoding histidine--tRNA ligase produces the protein MIKPSIPKGTRDFGPVVVRKRQYIFQTIRETFELFGFQPLETPTMENMDTLTGKYGEEGDKLIFKILDNGDILGRAQQAKDSRELGILLCEKALRYDLTIPFARYVVMNQHELALPFKRYQMQPVWRGDRPAKGRYREFYQCDADVVGSNSLLNEIELLLIYDTVFTKLGMEGYEVRINNRKILGALADVVGQPELLTDITISIDKLDKIGIEGVRQELQERGLNETEIAKIENFLNISGSNEEKLQQLSVLFKDSPTGLKGIEELSYVLHTQPDAFKSTPILDVTLARGLNYYTGMIVEVKAPETVKMGSIGGGGRYDDLTGLFGLPGLSGVGISFGVDRIYDVLEELQLFPATAQQGTQVLFFNLDQATAGVAFKLLMQLRAKGISSELFHEPSKMDKQMKYANKRNIPYVIIMGESEVQEGVVSVKNMVTGQQDKVKMTELVNYQF
- a CDS encoding protein-disulfide reductase DsbD domain-containing protein, translated to MRKLLTAVILFALPLLASAQIENPVKWDFTAKKIDATTYELHMTATVESNWHLYAQEAGEGPVPTTFKLTKNPLVTPVGKIREVGKLHKAFDKNFDSELKYYENQVDFVQKVTVKGKAATKVKGSVEFMVCDDHQCLPPKEVEFAISVGGK